In Deinococcus psychrotolerans, a genomic segment contains:
- a CDS encoding HAMP domain-containing protein, with amino-acid sequence MKYTVVIEQAVPEDALPQLQQLLSERFHLSADQARKLASRRGGRLMKPTGKERASVLLGIFQEVGAKVRLEQVSDTDEAALPTAPTRSAPVVMPLENRRGDLHATEFGQVVAREQSVATLAAPVIMASAPSSPVSPPAVSPPAPAGDDFWNELSAPVLKADGQGGVPMAAPTSSGLMGGSTDDGLFLPDVGSLPPTPSAPQLTKTSAPSDDDLFAPEGLQRPGRPAAAAGAQGGVSSDADSWSDFAGSLTMTDVVTAPKTAQTVPELILTPEPERQVGRRQPLSRRLTIASVTPLAVYTLLTLTTLGLVLNASQRSLISNSAATIAAAVGSVLNTTDQNTVNQQLGTLLNRESVGFVQVELPDGTTFFRSQAPGLDAVLGERVGTWVKSNPSSGVFVQSQTPAQLYNDQLQQLVSVGAQDSEPAAALKRAIASSENQSIVNRNFQVERIGVYARPDGTRETKSATAKITGTNTLLYRIAVGVPIDSANAQLRNTLLALLLAGLAAMLIGAALAARAARRIVEPIERLVKAADAISLGDLSQSVKAEANDEVGDLAQALERMRLSLDAAMERLRKRRKV; translated from the coding sequence ATGAAGTACACCGTCGTTATCGAGCAGGCTGTGCCGGAAGACGCCTTGCCGCAGCTCCAACAGCTCCTTTCCGAGCGTTTTCACCTTTCTGCCGACCAAGCCCGCAAGCTCGCTTCACGCCGGGGCGGACGCCTGATGAAGCCGACCGGCAAAGAGCGGGCCAGCGTGCTGCTGGGTATTTTTCAGGAAGTCGGGGCCAAAGTGCGCCTCGAACAAGTGTCCGACACCGATGAAGCGGCGCTGCCGACTGCTCCAACCCGCAGCGCTCCCGTGGTGATGCCGCTGGAAAACCGCAGGGGCGATCTTCACGCCACAGAGTTCGGACAGGTGGTGGCGCGTGAGCAAAGCGTGGCCACTTTAGCCGCGCCGGTGATAATGGCCAGTGCGCCGAGCAGCCCGGTCAGCCCGCCGGCTGTTTCTCCCCCTGCACCCGCAGGCGACGATTTTTGGAATGAACTCTCAGCCCCCGTGCTTAAGGCTGACGGGCAAGGTGGCGTGCCTATGGCCGCCCCAACCTCCAGTGGTCTGATGGGCGGCAGCACAGATGATGGCTTGTTTTTGCCGGATGTCGGCAGCTTGCCGCCCACCCCCAGCGCTCCCCAACTGACCAAAACGTCCGCTCCATCAGACGACGACCTGTTCGCACCGGAAGGTTTACAACGACCGGGCCGCCCAGCGGCTGCCGCAGGAGCGCAGGGCGGCGTGTCCAGCGACGCCGACAGTTGGTCGGATTTTGCCGGATCGCTGACCATGACCGACGTGGTGACGGCCCCCAAAACGGCCCAAACCGTGCCTGAACTGATTTTGACGCCGGAGCCGGAGCGTCAGGTGGGCCGCCGCCAGCCGCTCTCGCGCCGCTTGACGATCGCTTCGGTGACGCCGCTGGCGGTCTATACCCTGCTGACGCTGACCACGCTGGGCTTGGTGCTCAACGCTTCCCAGCGCTCACTGATCTCCAACAGCGCCGCGACCATCGCCGCCGCCGTGGGTTCGGTGCTCAACACCACCGATCAAAACACCGTCAACCAGCAGCTCGGCACCTTGCTCAACCGTGAATCGGTGGGCTTCGTACAAGTGGAACTGCCCGACGGCACTACCTTTTTTCGCAGCCAAGCGCCGGGCTTAGACGCAGTGTTGGGCGAACGGGTCGGCACCTGGGTCAAGTCCAATCCCAGCAGCGGCGTGTTTGTGCAAAGTCAAACTCCCGCTCAGCTGTACAACGACCAGCTTCAGCAGCTCGTCAGCGTGGGCGCTCAGGACTCCGAACCCGCCGCCGCCCTCAAGCGGGCCATTGCCAGTTCCGAGAACCAAAGCATCGTCAACCGCAACTTTCAAGTCGAGCGCATCGGGGTGTATGCCCGCCCAGACGGCACCCGTGAAACCAAATCAGCCACTGCCAAGATCACCGGCACCAACACCTTGCTTTACCGCATCGCCGTCGGCGTGCCGATCGACTCGGCCAACGCTCAACTCCGCAACACCTTGCTGGCGCTGCTGCTGGCGGGCTTAGCTGCTATGCTGATCGGCGCGGCTCTGGCTGCCCGCGCCGCACGCCGCATCGTCGAGCCGATTGAGCGCCTCGTGAAAGCGGCAGACGCCATCAGCCTCGGCGACCTTAGCCAGTCGGTGAAGGCCGAGGCCAACGATGAGGTGGGCGACCTCGCGCAGGCCCTCGAACGGATGCGCCTGAGTCTTGACGCGGCGATGGAGCGTCTCCGCAAGCGCCGTAAGGTGTAA